A region of Thermobifida halotolerans DNA encodes the following proteins:
- a CDS encoding SF1B family DNA helicase RecD2, with the protein MASGEPFRTAVLEGVLERITYANEETGYTVARVDTGRGGDLVTAVGSLLGAHPGESLRMEGRWTSHPQYGRQFQVDNYTTVLPATVQGIRRYLGSGLVKGVGPRLAEHIVNHFGDQALDVIEHTPERLMEVPKLGPKRTKIITEAWEEQKAIKEVMVFLQGIEVSTSLAVRIYKKYGDDSIRVVREEPYSLAADVWGIGFKTADSIARAVGIPHDSPQRVKAGIQFTLSESTGNGHCFLPEETLISEAVKILQVDSALVIDCLAELVAEEGVVREKLPDRDGETVTGVYLVPFHRAETSLANQLRALLDAPEDRLGAFADVDWDRALSWLRERTGAELAPAQERAVRLALTRKVAVLTGGPGCGKSFTVASVITLAAAKRARIVLAAPTGRAAKRLTELTGHEASTVHRLLELRPGGDASYDRDRPLDCDLLVVDEASMLDLLLANKLAKAVPPGAHLLFVGDVDQLPSVGAGQVLRDLLADGSPVPSVRLTQVFRQAAQSGVVTNAHRVNTGKPVELAGMSDFFLFPCEDAEAAAEMTVDVVANRVPRRFGLDPRRDIQVLAPMHRGPAGAGNLNVLLQEALTPSRPGAPERRVGGRVFRVGDKVVQIRNNYDKGANGVFNGTLGNVTAIDPVEQALTVLTDESEEVGYDFAELDELTHAYALTVHRSQGSEYPCVVIPVTTSAWMMLQRNLLYTAITRAKRLVVLVGSRRAVAQAVRNTASGRRHTALDHRLAG; encoded by the coding sequence ATGGCTTCCGGTGAACCGTTCCGCACGGCGGTGCTCGAAGGGGTGCTGGAGCGCATCACCTACGCCAACGAGGAGACCGGCTACACCGTGGCCCGCGTGGACACCGGGCGCGGCGGCGACCTGGTCACCGCGGTCGGCTCGCTGCTGGGCGCCCATCCCGGCGAGTCGCTGCGCATGGAGGGGCGCTGGACCTCCCACCCCCAGTACGGGCGGCAGTTCCAGGTGGACAACTACACGACGGTGCTGCCCGCGACCGTGCAGGGCATCCGCCGCTACCTGGGCTCGGGGCTGGTCAAGGGGGTGGGGCCGCGGCTGGCCGAGCACATCGTCAACCACTTCGGCGACCAGGCGCTCGACGTCATCGAGCACACCCCCGAACGGCTCATGGAGGTGCCCAAGCTCGGCCCCAAGCGCACGAAGATCATCACCGAGGCGTGGGAGGAGCAGAAAGCCATCAAGGAGGTGATGGTCTTCCTCCAGGGCATCGAGGTCTCCACGTCACTGGCGGTGCGCATCTACAAGAAGTACGGCGACGACTCGATCCGGGTGGTGCGCGAGGAGCCCTACTCGCTGGCCGCCGACGTGTGGGGCATCGGGTTCAAGACCGCCGACTCCATCGCCCGCGCGGTCGGCATCCCGCACGACAGCCCGCAGCGCGTCAAGGCCGGAATCCAGTTCACCCTGTCGGAGTCCACGGGCAACGGCCACTGCTTTCTGCCCGAGGAGACGCTGATCAGCGAGGCTGTCAAGATCCTGCAGGTCGACTCGGCCCTGGTGATCGACTGCCTGGCCGAACTCGTCGCCGAGGAGGGGGTGGTGCGCGAGAAGCTGCCCGACCGCGACGGCGAGACGGTGACGGGCGTCTACCTGGTTCCGTTCCACCGCGCCGAGACGTCGCTGGCCAACCAGTTGCGCGCCCTGCTGGACGCCCCCGAGGACCGCCTGGGCGCCTTCGCCGACGTGGACTGGGACCGGGCGCTGTCCTGGCTGCGCGAGCGCACCGGCGCCGAGCTGGCTCCCGCCCAGGAGCGGGCGGTCCGGCTCGCACTGACCCGCAAGGTCGCGGTTCTCACCGGCGGCCCGGGCTGCGGCAAGTCCTTCACCGTCGCCTCCGTCATCACCCTGGCCGCGGCCAAACGCGCCAGGATCGTCCTGGCCGCCCCCACCGGGCGCGCGGCCAAGCGGTTGACCGAGCTGACCGGGCACGAGGCCTCCACCGTGCACCGGCTGCTGGAGCTCAGACCCGGCGGCGACGCCTCCTACGACCGGGACCGCCCCCTCGACTGCGACCTGCTCGTGGTCGACGAGGCGTCCATGCTCGACCTGCTGCTGGCCAACAAGCTGGCCAAGGCCGTCCCTCCCGGCGCGCACCTCCTGTTCGTCGGCGACGTCGACCAGCTTCCCTCGGTGGGCGCCGGACAGGTGCTGCGCGACCTGCTGGCCGACGGCTCTCCCGTGCCCAGCGTCCGCCTCACCCAGGTGTTCCGCCAGGCCGCCCAGTCCGGTGTGGTCACCAACGCGCACCGCGTCAACACCGGCAAGCCCGTCGAACTGGCGGGGATGTCGGACTTCTTCCTCTTTCCCTGCGAGGACGCCGAGGCCGCCGCGGAGATGACCGTCGACGTGGTCGCCAACCGCGTTCCCCGCCGCTTCGGTCTCGACCCGCGCCGCGACATCCAGGTCCTGGCCCCCATGCACCGCGGTCCCGCCGGAGCGGGCAACCTCAACGTGCTGCTGCAGGAGGCGCTCACCCCGTCCCGTCCGGGAGCGCCCGAGCGGCGCGTGGGCGGCCGGGTGTTCCGGGTCGGCGACAAGGTGGTGCAGATTCGCAACAACTACGACAAGGGAGCCAACGGGGTGTTCAACGGCACCCTGGGCAACGTCACCGCCATCGACCCGGTCGAGCAGGCGCTGACGGTCCTCACCGACGAAAGCGAGGAGGTCGGCTACGACTTCGCCGAACTCGACGAGCTGACCCACGCCTACGCGCTGACCGTGCACCGCTCCCAGGGCAGCGAGTACCCGTGCGTCGTCATCCCCGTGACCACCAGCGCCTGGATGATGCTGCAGCGCAACCTGCTCTACACCGCCATCACCCGCGCCAAACGGCTGGTGGTCCTGGTCGGGTCGCGCCGGGCCGTCGCCCAGGCGGTGCGCAACACCGCCTCGGGGCGTCGCCACACCGCACTGGACCACCGGCTGGCCGGGTGA